The following are from one region of the Zonotrichia leucophrys gambelii isolate GWCS_2022_RI chromosome 1A, RI_Zleu_2.0, whole genome shotgun sequence genome:
- the LOC135442541 gene encoding noggin-like — MEGAHRSCLLLLLCLLPPPGAPGPPPPLEEPREPPPPPSSPVDPAAHLLRGQPSEPVRPYSLSLSPEDYRYAPRPRHLRPGRLRRLLGSAFDPFWMATEQPRGRNGSILEENLESMSRDLAESAGRYRRKLWREAEELELPALLPPGPALPPELAGALARGLRQWLVERAACRLTSAWVDLGPVFWPRWVRHTTCESGPAGCSWPPGMACRPAQLTRIKLLAWHCWNPQPPAAPSCTWRHIPYPVVAACKCSCR; from the coding sequence ATGGAGGGAGCACACcgcagctgcctcctcctcctcctctgcctgctcccaccGCCGGGCGCCCCAGGCCCACCGCCGCCTCTGGAGGAGCCtcgggagccgccgccgccgccgtccAGTCCCGTGGACCCCGCCGCGCACCTGCTGCGCGGGCAGCCCTCGGAGCCGGTGCGGCCCTACAGCCTGTCGCTGTCCCCCGAGGATTACCGCTACGCCCCCAGGCCCCGGCACCTGCGCCCCGGGCGGCTGCGCCGGCTCCTGGGCTCGGCCTTCGACCCCTTCTGGATGGCGACCGAGCAGCCCCGCGGTCGCAACGGGAGCATCCTCGAGGAGAACCTGGAGTCCATGAGCAGGGACCTGGCGGAGAGCGCCGGGCGGTATCGCCGCAAGCTGTGGCGAGAGgcggaggagctggagctgcccgcGCTGCTGCCCCCCGGCCCAGCGCTGCCCCCCGAGCTGGCGGGGGCCCTGGCCCGCGGCCTGCGGCAGTGGCTGGTGGAACGGGCCGCCTGCCGCCTCACCTCCGCCTGGGTGGACCTGGGCCCCGTGTTCTGGCCCCGCTGGGTGCGGCACACCACGTGCGAGAGCGGCCCggccggctgctcctggcccCCCGGCATGGCCTGCCGGCCCGCACAGCTCACCCGCATCaagctgctggcctggcactgctggaaccCGCAGCCCCCCGCGGCCCCCAGCTGCACCTGGCGGCACATCCCCTACCCCGTGGTGGCCGCCTGCAAGTGCTCCTGCCGCTGA
- the GCAT gene encoding 2-amino-3-ketobutyrate coenzyme A ligase, mitochondrial, with protein sequence MWRAAAVRALRGAPGAGAPRAASGAAAAQLRRRLESELEEIRGAGTWKSERVISSRQGPHLQLAGGGAGIINFCANNYLGLSSHPEVIRAAVEALEKFGAGLSSVRFICGTQSIHKDLEEKIARFHQREDAILYASCFDANAGIFEALLTPEDAVLSDELNHASIIDGIRLCKANKYRYKHMDMQDLEAKLKEAQKHRLRLVATDGAFSMDGDIAPLREICQLAHKYDALVFIDECHATGFLGPNGRGTDELLGVMDKVTIINSTLGKALGGAAGGYTTGPKPLIDLLRQRSRPYLFSNSLPPAVVGCASKALDLLMESNAIAQSMAAKTQRFRSKMTAAGFTISGKDHPICPVMLGDARLASVMAEDMLNRGIYVIGFSYPVVPKGKARIRVQISAVHSDEDIDRCVEAFTQVGRKHGALP encoded by the exons ATGTGGCGGGCGGCGGCGGTGCGGGCGCTGCGcggggcccccggggccggcgCCCCCCGGGCCGCGtcgggagcggcggcggcgcagCTGCGGCGGCGGCTGGAGAGCGAGCTGGAGGAGATCCGCGGCGCCGGCACCTGGAAGAGCGAGCGCGTCATCTCCTCCCGGCAGGGCCCCCACCTCCAGCtggcgggcggcggcgccg GGATCATCAACTTCTGCGCCAATAACTACCTGGGGCTCTCCAGCCATCCCGAGGTGATCCGTGCCGCTGTGGAGGCCCTGGAGAAGTTCGGCGCCGGGCTCAGCTCCGTCCGCTTTATCTGCGGTACCCAG AGCATACACAAGGACCTGGAGGAGAAGATCGCACGTTTCCACCAGCGGGAAGATGCCATTCTCTATGCCAGCTGCTTTGATGCCAACGCTGGTATCTTTGAG GCCCTGCTGACCCCAGAGGATGCAGTGCTGTCAGATGAGCTGAACCATGCTTCCATCATCGATGGGATCCGCCTGTGCAAGGCCAACAAGTACCGCTACAAGCACATGGACATGCAGGACCTGGAGGCCAAGCTGAAGGAAGCTCAG AAGCATCGGCTGCGGCTGGTGGCCACTGACGGAGCCTTCTCCATGGACGGTGACATCGCGCCGCTGAGGGAGATCTGCCAGCTGGCGCACAAGTACGATGCCCTGGTCTTCATCGATGAATGCCACGCCACAGGGTTCCTGGGACCCAACGGGCG GGGTACTGATGAGCTCCTGGGAGTGATGGACAAAGTCACCATCATCAATTCTACCCTGGGAAAAGCtcttggaggagctgcag GTGGGTACACAACAGGTCCCAAACCCCTCATCGATCTGCTCCGCCAGCGCTCCCGCCCGTACCTCTTCTCCAACAGCCTGCCCCCTGCCGTGGTGGGCTGTGCATCCAAGGCCCTGGACCTGCTCATGGAGAGCAATGCCATTGCACAGTCTATGGCTGCCAAAACCCAACG GTTCAGAAGTAAGATGACGGCGGCTGGCTTCACCATCTCGGGGAAAGACCACCCCATCTGTCCAGTCATGCTGGGGGATGCTCGGCTGGCCTCAGTGATGGCAGAGGACATGCTCAACAGAG GCATTTACGTGATTGGCTTCAGCTACCCCGTGGTGCCCAAGGGCAAGGCGCGTATCCGGGTGCAGATCTCGGCCGTGCACAGCGACGAGGACATCGACCGCTGTGTGGAAGCCTTCACCCAGGTGGGACGGAAGCATGGAGCGCTGCCCTGA
- the LOC135457490 gene encoding histone H5 has product MSDSPIPLPPAPATKPKRARSARRPAAHPAYSDMIKAAIRADKSRGGASRQSIQKYVKSNYKVGQNADVQIRLAIRRLLATGVLKQTKGVGASGSFRLAKRKRSPSRKRSPSRKRSPSRKRSPSRKRSPSKKRKKTARRSTSPHKPSRSRKARSPAKKPKSAARKARKKSRSPKKAKKSKTVKAKTLKMSKPKKARRSKSRAKSGARKSPKKK; this is encoded by the coding sequence ATGAGCGACAGCCCGATCCCACTGCCACCGGCTCCGGCCACCAAGCCCAAGCGGGCTCGCTCAGCCCGGAGGCCAGCAGCCCACCCTGCGTACTCGGACATGATCAAGGCGGCCATCCGGGCCGACAAGAGCCGCGGCGGCGCGTCCCGGCAGTCCATCCAGAAGTACGTGAAGAGCAACTACAAGGTGGGCCAGAACGCCGACGTCCAGATCAGGCTGGCCATTCGGCGCCTGCTGGCCACCGGAGTCCTCAAGCAGACCAAAGGAGTTGGTGCCTCCGGCTCTTTCCGCCTAGCCAAGCGGAAGAGGTCTCCGTCCAGGAAGAGGTCTCCATCCAGAAAGAGGTCTCCGTCCAGGAAGAGGTCTCCTTCCAGGAAGAGGTCTCCTTccaagaagaggaagaagacaGCCAGGAGATCCACTTCGCCCCACAAGCCGTCTAGGTCCAGGAAAGCCAGGTCCCCGGCCAAGAAGCCCAAGTCTGCCGCCAGGAAGGCCAGGAAGAAGTCAAGGAGCCCGAAGAAAGCCAAGAAGTCAAAGACTGTTAAGGCCAAGACCCTGAAGATGTCCAAGCCCAAGAAGGCAAGGCGGTCGAAGTCCAGAGCCAAGTCCGGTGCCCGCAAGTCGCCCAAGAAGAAGTGA